Proteins encoded together in one Streptomyces sp. NBC_01216 window:
- a CDS encoding FAD-dependent oxidoreductase, with the protein MKAVVCGAGIAGLALARRLDALGWDVVVLEKAPGPRTQGYMVDFFGPGYDSAEAMGLLPNLKERAYRIDEASFVDEHGRRRAGLDYTRFSQAVGGRLLSLMRPDLEQALRDALPPGVELRFGTGPAGVEETPDGVLVSLVDGGVERADLLVGADGVHSTVRRLVFGDEADFLRFRGFHTTAYVFDDPEIFGQVRDRFCLTDTVDRQMGLYGLRDGRVAAFGVHRAEHGDLPPDTREAVRHAYAGLGWVVPRALSQCPPSGEVYYDQVAQVVMDRWSRGRTVLVGDAAYAVSLLAGQGASLGVAGAYVLAEELGHASSVEAGLAAYEERWRPVAEEKQAAGRAAAEWFLPTSASRLHVRRAAMRLSGLPGLGRIVARSLSGKPAVLARETAGGDRGSVR; encoded by the coding sequence ATGAAGGCAGTGGTCTGCGGGGCGGGGATCGCGGGGCTCGCCCTCGCGCGGCGTCTGGACGCCCTGGGCTGGGACGTCGTGGTGCTGGAGAAGGCACCCGGACCCCGAACCCAGGGGTACATGGTCGACTTCTTCGGGCCCGGGTACGACTCGGCCGAGGCCATGGGGCTCCTCCCGAACCTGAAGGAAAGGGCCTACCGGATCGACGAGGCGAGCTTCGTCGACGAGCACGGCCGCCGCCGGGCGGGTCTGGACTACACGCGGTTCTCCCAGGCCGTCGGCGGCAGACTCCTGAGCCTCATGCGGCCCGATCTGGAACAGGCTCTGCGCGACGCGCTTCCGCCTGGGGTGGAGCTGCGGTTCGGCACGGGGCCGGCCGGCGTCGAGGAGACCCCGGACGGGGTCCTGGTATCCCTCGTCGACGGAGGTGTCGAACGTGCCGACCTCCTGGTCGGCGCCGACGGCGTGCACTCCACCGTGCGCCGGCTGGTCTTCGGCGACGAGGCGGACTTCCTGAGGTTCCGGGGATTCCACACCACCGCCTACGTCTTCGACGATCCGGAGATCTTCGGGCAGGTGCGGGACCGTTTCTGTCTGACGGACACCGTCGACCGCCAGATGGGCCTCTACGGTCTGCGTGACGGACGGGTCGCGGCCTTCGGCGTGCACCGGGCCGAGCACGGAGACCTGCCCCCGGACACCCGGGAGGCGGTACGCCACGCCTACGCGGGCCTCGGCTGGGTCGTCCCGCGCGCCTTGAGCCAGTGCCCGCCCAGCGGCGAGGTGTACTACGACCAGGTGGCACAGGTCGTGATGGACCGCTGGAGCCGGGGTCGCACCGTGCTGGTCGGGGACGCCGCCTACGCGGTGTCCCTGCTCGCGGGCCAGGGCGCCTCGCTCGGGGTCGCGGGGGCCTACGTCCTGGCCGAGGAGCTCGGGCACGCGTCATCCGTGGAGGCGGGGCTCGCCGCCTACGAGGAGCGCTGGCGTCCCGTGGCCGAGGAGAAGCAGGCGGCCGGCCGGGCGGCCGCCGAGTGGTTCCTGCCCACATCGGCATCGCGCCTGCACGTCAGGCGTGCGGCCATGCGACTGTCCGGGCTGCCCGGACTGGGGAGGATCGTGGCCCGCTCGCTGTCCGGCAAGCCCGCCGTCCTGGCCCGTGAGACCGCGGGCGGCGACCGGGGCTCCGTCCGCTAG
- a CDS encoding SsgA family sporulation/cell division regulator, whose translation MQDTVDAEVPMDFLPPDEHPCRVTVRMRYNSCDPLAVQLTIPLPDDSSVTWVFARELLAEGVDRSCGEGDVRIAPVGNGRPGQVLIRFRVREREARFATDADSLVAFLDRTGEVVPIGGEEQHPCFRWHLEAELKSIGRSSR comes from the coding sequence ATGCAGGACACCGTCGACGCCGAGGTCCCCATGGACTTCCTGCCGCCGGACGAGCACCCGTGTCGCGTCACGGTACGTATGCGGTACAACAGTTGCGACCCGCTGGCGGTCCAACTCACGATCCCCCTTCCCGACGACTCCTCCGTGACCTGGGTCTTCGCCAGGGAGCTGCTGGCCGAGGGAGTGGACCGCTCGTGCGGTGAAGGGGACGTGCGGATCGCGCCGGTCGGGAACGGGCGGCCCGGCCAGGTGCTGATCCGGTTCCGGGTGCGTGAGCGGGAGGCGAGGTTCGCCACCGACGCGGATTCCCTGGTGGCGTTCCTCGATCGCACGGGCGAGGTGGTGCCGATCGGCGGGGAGGAACAACACCCCTGTTTCCGCTGGCATCTCGAGGCCGAGCTGAAGAGTATCGGCCGGTCGTCCCGGTGA
- a CDS encoding CBM96 family carbohydrate-binding protein, producing MLHRKATAVALVGVLASAALATLALTDLTPTASAAGTAFSPSADTYVDSGKAGTNYGTSHQLGVDHSPVKQMFLKFTVSGVSQPVTRATLRMHVDDVSGAQSGNGGTFQAMSNTTWSETSVTYNNKPSVDGAVLGSLGAVSRNTWYEVDVTSYVTGNGTYSVGVTSTSSDGADYDSRESGATAPQLLVETGSSPTPTPSTSTTPPSGDPVLVGAGDIATSGSGDSATANLLDGIPGTVFTTGDNAYPDGTASDFANYYDPTWGRHKARTRPAPGNHDYHTSGASAYYSYFGANAGTAGKGYYSYDLGNWHVVSLNSEVGMSVGSAQEQWLRADLAASTKPCTVAYWHKPRWTSSSSHGPDASTGPLVQALYDHDAELILTGHNHQYERFAPQNPSGQLDATHGIRQFVAGMGGASHYGFGTIQANSEARNSDTHGVLKLTLHAGGYDWEFVPEAGKTYNDSGTGTCH from the coding sequence ATGCTTCACCGGAAGGCCACCGCGGTGGCCCTCGTCGGCGTCCTCGCCTCAGCCGCCCTGGCCACACTGGCCCTCACGGACCTCACCCCCACGGCCTCGGCCGCCGGCACCGCGTTCAGCCCGAGCGCGGACACCTACGTCGACAGCGGCAAGGCCGGTACCAACTACGGCACTTCGCACCAGCTCGGCGTGGATCACAGCCCGGTCAAGCAGATGTTCCTGAAGTTCACCGTCTCCGGCGTCAGCCAGCCGGTGACCCGCGCGACACTGCGGATGCACGTCGACGACGTGTCGGGCGCGCAGAGCGGCAACGGCGGCACCTTCCAGGCGATGTCGAACACCACCTGGTCCGAGACCTCCGTGACGTACAACAACAAGCCCTCCGTCGACGGCGCCGTACTCGGTTCCCTGGGCGCCGTGAGCCGCAACACCTGGTACGAGGTCGACGTGACCTCGTACGTCACGGGCAACGGCACGTACAGCGTCGGCGTCACCTCCACCAGCAGTGACGGCGCCGACTACGACTCGCGCGAGTCCGGGGCCACCGCCCCGCAACTGCTCGTCGAGACCGGCTCCTCGCCCACGCCGACCCCTTCCACCTCCACCACCCCGCCCTCCGGCGACCCGGTCCTGGTCGGCGCCGGCGACATAGCCACCTCCGGCTCCGGCGACAGCGCGACCGCGAACCTGCTCGACGGCATCCCCGGCACGGTGTTCACGACCGGCGACAACGCCTATCCCGACGGCACGGCCTCCGACTTCGCGAACTACTACGACCCGACATGGGGCCGCCACAAGGCACGCACCAGGCCGGCGCCGGGCAACCACGACTACCACACGTCCGGCGCGTCCGCGTACTACAGCTACTTCGGAGCCAACGCGGGTACGGCGGGCAAGGGTTACTACTCCTACGACCTCGGCAACTGGCACGTGGTCTCGCTCAACTCCGAGGTCGGCATGTCCGTGGGCTCCGCCCAGGAGCAGTGGCTGCGCGCCGACCTGGCCGCCAGCACCAAGCCGTGCACCGTCGCCTACTGGCACAAGCCGCGGTGGACGTCGAGTTCGAGCCACGGGCCCGACGCCTCCACCGGACCCCTGGTGCAGGCGCTGTACGACCACGACGCCGAGCTGATCCTCACGGGCCACAACCACCAGTACGAGCGCTTCGCCCCGCAGAACCCGAGCGGGCAGCTCGACGCCACCCACGGCATCCGGCAGTTCGTCGCCGGGATGGGCGGTGCCAGCCACTACGGATTCGGCACCATCCAGGCCAACAGCGAAGCACGCAACAGCGACACCCACGGCGTGCTGAAGCTGACCCTGCACGCCGGCGGCTACGACTGGGAGTTCGTCCCCGAGGCGGGCAAGACGTACAACGACAGCGGCACCGGCACCTGTCACTGA
- a CDS encoding TetR/AcrR family transcriptional regulator, giving the protein MRSVMRDGDDRTSRAVMRDEALRLFAESGPDAVSVRQIAQAAGVSPGLVLHHFGSKDGLRQDIDRHVLSVFEAVVSEAAVRAPEQGEPGAGQARSLGEAVLRHLPEGSPIPAYLGRLLLSESEAARALFQRLHQLSLRTLEEMARAGQAVRGRDPHVRAAFLLVNDLALLLLRPRLTEVLGVDPLSAAGLERWTPEVMAVYGGGLAAEEAGDTE; this is encoded by the coding sequence ATGCGTTCAGTGATGAGAGATGGCGACGACCGGACGAGCCGGGCCGTGATGCGCGACGAGGCGCTCCGGCTCTTCGCGGAGTCGGGGCCGGACGCGGTGTCCGTGCGTCAGATCGCCCAGGCCGCCGGAGTGTCCCCGGGGCTCGTGCTGCACCACTTCGGCTCGAAGGACGGGCTACGACAGGACATCGACCGGCACGTGCTGTCCGTCTTCGAGGCGGTCGTCTCCGAGGCGGCCGTGCGGGCACCGGAGCAAGGCGAACCAGGAGCGGGACAGGCACGTTCACTCGGTGAGGCGGTACTGCGCCACCTGCCCGAGGGCTCGCCGATCCCGGCCTACCTGGGACGGCTGCTGCTGTCCGAATCCGAGGCCGCCCGAGCCCTCTTCCAGCGGCTCCACCAGCTCAGTCTGCGGACGCTGGAGGAGATGGCACGGGCCGGACAGGCGGTGCGCGGCCGGGATCCACACGTGCGGGCCGCTTTCCTGCTCGTCAACGACCTCGCGCTGTTGCTCCTGCGCCCGCGGCTGACCGAGGTCCTCGGGGTCGATCCGCTCTCCGCGGCCGGGCTCGAACGCTGGACGCCGGAAGTAATGGCCGTATACGGCGGGGGACTCGCCGCCGAGGAAGCGGGTGACACGGAATGA
- a CDS encoding DUF4389 domain-containing protein yields MMETPGAHRRPVSVTATLDAPLSRWLWLVKWILVIPHAIVLFFLWIAFLVVSVIAFFAVLFTERYPRGLFDFNLGVLRWSWRVSYYAYGALGTDRYPPFSLGAEPDYPARLDIVYPERLSRSLVLVKWWLLAIPHYLILAFFTGGMRGNWWGGGLITLLAVIAGFALAFTDRYPRDLFALVVGLNRWVLRVVAYACLMTDAYPPFRLDQGDSETSGVSGDAGTA; encoded by the coding sequence ATGATGGAAACTCCGGGTGCCCATCGGCGGCCCGTGTCGGTGACGGCCACGCTCGACGCGCCGCTGTCCCGCTGGTTGTGGCTGGTCAAGTGGATCCTGGTGATCCCGCACGCGATCGTGCTCTTCTTCCTCTGGATCGCGTTTCTCGTCGTCTCGGTGATCGCGTTCTTCGCCGTCCTCTTCACCGAGCGCTACCCGCGGGGCCTCTTCGACTTCAACCTCGGTGTGCTCCGCTGGTCCTGGCGCGTCTCGTACTACGCGTACGGAGCCCTGGGCACCGACCGGTACCCGCCCTTCAGTCTGGGCGCCGAGCCCGACTATCCGGCCCGGCTCGACATCGTGTACCCGGAACGGCTCTCGCGCTCACTGGTCCTGGTGAAGTGGTGGCTGCTCGCCATCCCTCACTACCTGATCCTCGCCTTCTTCACGGGAGGCATGCGGGGCAACTGGTGGGGCGGCGGCCTGATCACCCTGCTGGCGGTCATCGCGGGCTTCGCCCTGGCGTTCACCGACCGGTATCCGCGTGATCTGTTCGCTCTCGTCGTCGGGCTCAACCGGTGGGTGCTCCGTGTCGTGGCCTACGCCTGCCTGATGACGGACGCCTACCCGCCCTTCCGCCTCGACCAGGGCGATTCGGAGACGAGCGGTGTCTCCGGTGACGCCGGGACCGCATGA